The nucleotide window GATGACGAGGCGGGCGTGCGCGAGATGGCACGCGCAGTCTTGCAACGGCTGAACTTTAAGCCGCTGATCGCCACCGACGGCGTGGATGGCTTGTTGCTGGCGGTGCAGCACAGCACCGAACTGCGTGCCATCGTCACGGACTTCCACATGCCTCACATGGACGGCCTGGCATTTGTCCGCACGCTCCGGCGGATGCTGCCGGACATCCCGGTCGTAGTCGCCAGCGGACGACTGGACGACGCGGTGGCTGAAGAGTTCAAGAGTCTGGGCGTGACGAGCCGGCTGGACAAACCGTTCACCGAAGGTCAACTGGCAGAGGCGTTGAAGAATCTTCTCGCGCCGAAATGACCGCCAGATTTGGAAGAACAGATACCTGGGTTCCTAGGCCGCGACATGACTAACGCCGCCACCGCAACTCCTCACGTAGCTGATCGACTTCATCGAGCAGGCTGGTGAGCAATTTCAAACCTGCGAGGTTCATCTCGCACGTTTCGCGCAGGTGCTCGATGCGGCGCAGGGCACGCACGGTTTCATCGTCGAACTCAGGGCGAATGAGGCCGTGCTCCTGATACTGCACGATGGTCTGCGAGGAGACGCCGGTGATTT belongs to Prosthecobacter sp. and includes:
- a CDS encoding chaperone modulator CbpM, whose translation is MNDATPQAYTLEILAKITGVSSQTIVQYQEHGLIRPEFDDETVRALRRIEHLRETCEMNLAGLKLLTSLLDEVDQLREELRWRR